The sequence below is a genomic window from Helicobacter ganmani.
TTTTATTGAGTTTCTTAAATTTTCAAACTAAAATTCTACCAACTCTCGCTCTCTGTTGCGATAGAGGGCGCACTTTGTGTAACCTACTTGCTTGGCAAGTGATACCAACTCTGAATGTTTGAAGCCAATTTGCTCTACCGCGTGGGCGTCGCTCCCAAAACAAATTGGAATCTCTAAGGAATAAGCAATTTGCAAAATCTCTTCGCTTGGGTATTGCTCTTGAACTTGTTTGCGGAATCCTGCTGCGTTAATCTCTATACACATATTGGCTTCTTTCACAGCCTTGAGCGCAGATTCTATTTGTGGGCGCAAATCCTTTGTTGGGCGATAATTAAAGACTTTTAACAAATCCATATGCGCCAAAATGTCAAACTTTCCGCTTTTTGCTAGCATTTCTGTGGCTTTATAATATTCACTCCAACAATCATTAATATCGCGTCTTGCATATTCGCGGATAAACTCGGGGTTATCAAACCCCCAATCGCCCAGAAAATGCACCGCTCCGATTCTATAATCTAGTGGAAAATCAAACAATCTTTCCTCTGCAAAAGAGGGCAAAAAATCAATCTCTAGCGCAGTTAAGATTTCAATTTGCCCTTTGTATTTTTCTTTTAATCGCGCAATTTCATCAAAATAAAAGGGTAAATCCTTAAAATCCATTCTATATTGTTCATCAAAAGCCATCGGATTGTGGCAAGAAAATCCAAAAACATCAATTTTTTCTTCTATTGCTCGGAGGACATATTCCTCCATTGTGCCTGTCGCGTGGTTACAAAGGCTTGTGTGATTGTGCAAATCTACCCGCATAAACTCCCTTTATTTACGATTCTTTGTCGTGATTCTTTGGACTTAGCCCATTTTCTTTTCCATTTCTTTAGTAATATGCAAACTTAAAACATGCTTATCAAACACCGCAATATAAAACATCGCGTCAAAAATCTTAATATCTAACACAAATCCTTCTACCTTGACTTCGCGCTTTTTCGTATCTTCTTGCAAGGTTTCTCCGCGAAACAAGACTTCGTTGCCCAACTCAATAGGTGCTAGAAACTTCACTTCTGCACCAATCACGATTCCATTGGGATTATTCACCGCCAATAACGCACAATAAGCAGCACTAGAAAACAAATTTCCCGAATGGATTAATCCTTGCTTATCCACCACCATTTTGCTACTTGTCTCCAAAAGAACAGAGGATTTACCATATTTTTGCTCCTTGATTGTGCCATTATTCAAATCAATATTCAAGCAAGATTTTTGCAAGACCGCATCGGCGTCTGGTTTGTTTAAAAAATCTTCTTCTTCAGACTTTATAAAATCCTCGTCCATTGCACTCTCCTTAGAAAAATTCTCAAATTATAACATATCTAAGCATAATCAAGATACTTCAGACAATAAAGGCTTTTTGCTTCATTATTTGCCAAAAAACCTCTCATTAGGAAACTTTAAATCTTACAAAAATTGTTGTCGGATTACATTTTGATTGTGGAGTTCTTGGAGGGATTAAACGCGAAAGCCAAAA
It includes:
- a CDS encoding hotdog fold domain-containing protein; the protein is MDEDFIKSEEEDFLNKPDADAVLQKSCLNIDLNNGTIKEQKYGKSSVLLETSSKMVVDKQGLIHSGNLFSSAAYCALLAVNNPNGIVIGAEVKFLAPIELGNEVLFRGETLQEDTKKREVKVEGFVLDIKIFDAMFYIAVFDKHVLSLHITKEMEKKMG
- a CDS encoding histidinol-phosphatase codes for the protein MRVDLHNHTSLCNHATGTMEEYVLRAIEEKIDVFGFSCHNPMAFDEQYRMDFKDLPFYFDEIARLKEKYKGQIEILTALEIDFLPSFAEERLFDFPLDYRIGAVHFLGDWGFDNPEFIREYARRDINDCWSEYYKATEMLAKSGKFDILAHMDLLKVFNYRPTKDLRPQIESALKAVKEANMCIEINAAGFRKQVQEQYPSEEILQIAYSLEIPICFGSDAHAVEQIGFKHSELVSLAKQVGYTKCALYRNRERELVEF